A window from Ornithorhynchus anatinus isolate Pmale09 chromosome X4, mOrnAna1.pri.v4, whole genome shotgun sequence encodes these proteins:
- the LPAR5 gene encoding lysophosphatidic acid receptor 5 yields MGNNTTFPPCQDYRANHRLHMVGYSVILAVGLPLNALALWVFFRALRVHSVVSVYMCNLAASDLLFTLSLPLRLSYYARHHWPYPDILCQLAGAVFQMNMYGSCIFLAFINVDRYAAIVHPLRLRHLRRPQVARLLCLGVWALILVCAVPAAWVHRPASCRYKNITLRFCFESFSDRLWQGALPALVLLAGGLGFLLPLLAVVYSSVRVFWTLGRPAATRSQRRRTTVRLLLANLVIFLLCFVPYNSVLATYGALRAEWVPGGEAVRARVRQALVVTVLLASSNCVLDPLVYYFSAEGFRNTLRGLGPAPRDAGNGTRSRLTTSEGTPGSDTIASSRELLPHRLPPGKASVLAAKDSAI; encoded by the coding sequence ATGGGGAACAACACCACCTTCCCTCCGTGCCAGGACTACCGCGCCAACCACCGACTCCACATGGTGGGCTACAGCGTGATCCTGGCCGTGGGCCTGCCGCTCAACGCCCTGGCCCTCTGGGTCTTCTTCCGGGCCCTGCGCGTCCACTCGGTGGTCAGCGTCTACATGTGCAACCTGGCGGCCAGCGACCTGCTCTTCACCCTCTCGCTGCCCCTGCGCCTGTCCTACTACGCCCGCCACCACTGGCCCTACCCGGACATCCTGTGCCAGCTGGCGGGCGCCGTCTTCCAGATGAACATGTACGGCAGCTGCATCTTCCTGGCGTTCATCAACGTGGACCGCTACGCCGCCATCGTGCACCCCCTCCGGCTGCGTCACCTGCGCCGGCCCCAGGTGGCCCGCCTGCTCTGCCTGGGCGTGTGGGCGCTGATCCTGGTCTGCGCCGTGCCCGCCGCCTGGGTGCACCGCCCGGCCTCGTGCCGCTACAAGAACATCACCCTGCGGTTCTGCTTCGAGAGCTTCAGCGACAGGCTGTGGCAGGGGGCCCTGCCCGCCCTGGTCCTGCTGGCGGGGGGGCTGGGCTTCCTGCTGCCGCTGCTGGCCGTGGTCTACTCGTCCGTCCGGGTCTTCTGGACCCTGGGCCGACCGGCGGCCACCAGGAGCCAGCGCCGGCGGACGACCGTGCGCCTGCTGTTGGCCAACCTGGTCATCTTCCTCCTGTGCTTCGTGCCCTACAACAGCGTGCTGGCCACCTACGGGGCCCTGCGGGCCGAGTGGGTGCCGGGCGGGGAGGCGGTCCGGGCCAGAGTGCGCCAGGCGCTGGTGGTCACCGTGCTCCTGGCCAGCTCCAACTGCGTGCTGGACCCGCTGGTCTACTACTTCAGCGCCGAGGGCTTCCGCAACACGCTGCGGGGGCTGGGCCCGGCCCCGCGGGACGCCGGCAACGGGACGCGGAGCCGGCTGACCACCTCCGAGGGAACGCCCGGCTCCGACACCATCGCCTCCAGCCGGGAGCTGCTGCCCCACCGGCTGCCCCCGGGGAAGGCCTCGGTCCTGGCGGCGAAGGATTCGGCCATCTGA